One stretch of Malus domestica chromosome 14, GDT2T_hap1 DNA includes these proteins:
- the LOC103424519 gene encoding hydroxyproline O-galactosyltransferase GALT6-like, producing MRRAKLDRFGTFFSVNRQRSIQILIAVGFLYLLLVTVEIPFVFKTGFSTISPDSLSRPIRLHSKEDVEEKDAPSRPLEQVSQNSYQPTQSRRPREPNFVSGLVFDPKTFDSELYKPAKVAWEVGRKFWGEVESGKVQIDAGKVENRSEACKHSISVSGSEFSAQGRVIVLPCGLTLGSHITLVGRPRAAHQEFQPKIALLRDGESAMVSQFKVELLGLKTVEGEEPPRLLHFNPRLKGDWSGRPVIELNTCYRMQWGAALRCEGWKSKADEETVDGQVKCEKWIRDDDNHSVETKATWWLSRLVGRTKRVPVDWPYPFAEEKLFVLTLSAGLEGYHVNVDGRHIASFPYHNGFSLEDATGLSLSGDVDLHSVFAASLPSSHPSFAPQKHLEMSTRWQAPPLSGGGVELFIGILSAGNHFAERMAVRKSWMQHNLIRSSKVVARFFVALHAKKEVNVELKKEAEFFGDIVIVPYMDNYDLVVLKTVAICEYGVRTMAAKYIMKCDDDTFVRVGAVIREAHKVPEGRSLYVGNINYYHKPLRYGKWAVTYEEWPEEDYPPYANGPGYILSSDIAKFVVSEFERRKLRLFKMEDVSMGMWVEKFNSSKPVEYRHSLKFCQFGCIEDYYTAHYQSPRQMMCMWGKLKQLGRPQCCSMR from the exons ATGAGGAGGGCCAAATTGGATAGATTCGGCACCTTCTTCTCTGTCAATAGGCAAAGATCGATTCAGATTCTGATCGCTGTCGGATTTCTGTATCTACTATTAGTCACGGTTGAAATCCCCTTCGTGTTCAAAACTGGTTTCAGTACAATCTCGCCGGACTCGTTGTCTCGACCCATCAGGCTCCATAGCAAGGAAGACGTGGAGGAAAAGGACGCCCCAAGTCGCCCTCTTGAGCAAGTTTCGCAGAACTCGTACCAGCCGACTCAGAGTCGGCGACCCAGAGAGCCCAATTTTGTTTCGGGTTTAGTATTCGACCCGAAAACTTTTGATTCGGAGCTTTACAAGCCAGCGAAGGTTGCCTGGGAAGTGGGGAGGAAGTTCTGGGGAGAGGTGGAATCTGGAAAGGTGCAGATAGATGCTGGAAAGGTGGAGAACCGATCTGAGGCATGCAAGCATTCGATTTCGGTATCTGGGTCGGAGTTTTCGGCACAGGGGAGGGTGATAGTACTGCCGTGTGGGCTGACATTGGGTTCGCACATAACGCTTGTGGGGAGGCCGAGGGCGGCGCACCAGGAGTTTCAGCCCAAGATTGCCCTGCTGAGGGACGGTGAGTCGGCGATGGTTTCGCAGTTTAAGGTAGAGTTGCTGGGGTTGAAGACTGTGGAGGGTGAGGAGCCACCGAGACTTTTGCATTTCAATCCAAGGTTGAAGGGGGATTGGAGTGGAAGGCCTGTGATTGAACTCAACACTTGTTACAGGATGCAGTGGGGCGCGGCGCTTCGATGCGAGGGCTGGAAATCTAAGGCTGATGAAGAAACTG TTGATGGTCAGGTGAAGTGCGAGAAATGGATTCGTGATGACGACAATCACTCAGTGGAGACCAAGGCAACATGGTGGTTGAGCCGGTTAGTAGGCAGAACTAAAAGGGTACCTGTTGACTGGCCATACCCGTTTGCAGAGGAgaaattgtttgttttaactcttAGTGCTGGCTTGGAGGGTTATCATGTTAATGTTGATGGGAGGCATATTGCCTCTTTTCCTTATCATAAT GGATTTTCGCTTGAGGACGCCACTGGGTTGTCTCTGAGTGGGGATGTTGATCTGCACTCGGTATTTGCCGCTTCTTTGCCCTCATCCCATCCTAGTTTTGCTCCACAGAAGCATCTTGAGATGTCAACCAGATGGCAGGCCCCGCCTCTTTCTGGTGGTGGTGTTGAACTCTTCATTGGTATCCTTTCTGCAGGCAACCATTTTGCCGAGAGGATGGCGGTAAGGAAGTCTTGGATGCAACACAATCTTATCAGATCATCAAAAGTGGTTGCTCGTTTCTTCGTAGCATTG CATGCTAAAAAGGAAGTGAATGTTGAGCTAAAGAAGGAAGCAGAGTTTTTTGGCGATATTGTTATAGTGCCGTACATGGATAACTATGACTTGGTCGTCTTGAAAACTGTTGCTATCTGCGAGTATGGG GTTCGTACCATGGCTGCTAAGTACATTATGAAGTGCGATGATGACACGTTTGTTAGAGTAGGTGCCGTTATCAGAGAGGCACATAAAGTACCAGAGGGAAGGAGCTTGTATGTGGGGAACATAAATTACTACCATAAGCCTCTGCGCTATGGTAAATGGGCTGTCACATATGAG GAGTGGCCAGAAGAAGACTATCCACCTTACGCAAATGGACCAGGTTACATCTTGTCATCTGACATTGCAAAGTTCGTAGTATCCGAGTTTGAAAGGCGTAAATTAAGG TTGTTTAAGATGGAAGATGTGAGCATGGGAATGTGGGTTGAGAAATTCAACAGCTCAAAACCAGTCGAGTACAGGCACAGCTTGAAGTTCTGCCAATTCGGGTGCATCGAAGATTATTACACCGCCCATTACCAGTCTCCTAGACAGATGATGTGCATGTGGGGCAAATTGAAACAACTCGGACGACCGCAGTGCTGCAGCATGAGATAG
- the LOC103415270 gene encoding transcription initiation factor IIB-like yields MSDTFCRDCNSLTEVVFDHRAGYAICSECGLVLEAHTVDETAEWRSFADDSNDKDPNRVGGPVNPLLSEAGLSTVIARPRNGGSSSEALPSSVGKWQGRASKPDRHLLDVFGAIAVMADRLGLVTTIKDRANEIYKKVEDQKPLRGRNQDAVVAACLYIACRQENKARTMKEICTAVSGATKKEIGRAKEFILKHLEAELGQEMGTIHAGDYLRRFCSNLGMKNRDVKAAQEMVQNIEELVIRRSPISVAAAVTYTINQLSDEKMSLKEISIATQVAEGTIKNSYKDLHPHLARIIPNWFANEDCVKNLQP; encoded by the exons ATGTCGGACACGTTTTGCCGCGACTGTAATAGTCTGACGGAGGTTGTCTTCGACCACAGAGCGGGCTACGCGATATGCTCCGAGTGCGGCCTCGTACTGGAGGCGCATACCGTCGACGAGACCGCTGAGTGGCGCTCCTTCGCAGACGATTCCAACGACAAAGACCCGAACCGTGTCGGCGGACCCGTTAACCCGCTTTTGTCAGAAGCTGGGCTTTCCACCGTCATCGCCAGGCCCAGAAATGGCGGCTCCTCCTCCGAAGCCTTGCCCTCCTCCGTCGGGAAGTGGCAAGGCCGCGCCTCTAAGCCGGACCGTCATCTTCTCGACGTCTTCGGTGCAATTGCCGTGATGGCCGACAG GTTGGGACTTGTTACAACCATAAAG GATCGAGCCAATGAAATCTACAAGAAGGTAGAAGATCAAAAACCTCTCCGAGGGCGAAATCAAGATGCAGTTGTGGCTGCTTGCCTTTACATTGCTTGTAGACAAGAAAATAAGGCTCGTACTATGAAAG AAATATGCACCGCAGTCAGTGGAGCTACCAAGAAGGAAATTGGACGGGCAAAAGAGTTTATTTTGAAACACCTGGAGGCCGAGCTTGGTCAGGAAATGGGAACTATCCATGCTGGAGATTATCTG AGACGCTTTTGTTCCAATCTTGGAATGAAGAATCGAGATGTCAAGGCTGCCCAAGAAATGGTGCAGAACATTGAAGAGCTTGTTATAAG GAGGAGCCCCATATCGGTGGCAGCTGCCGTTACTTATACCATTAATCAACTATCAGATGAGAAAATGTCTCTTAAAG AGATCTCGATTGCTACTCAAGTTGCCGAAGGGACGATCAAGAACTCCTACAAAGACCTGCATCCTCATCTAGCAAGGATAATACCGAACTGGTTCGCCAACGAGGACTGTGTCAAGAATCTGCAGCCCTAG
- the LOC103415256 gene encoding AAA-ATPase At3g28580-like: MLPPTMMSQQMWATMGSTLASFMFIWAIIRQYCPYELRHFLERYFHRVTGYFYPYIEISIHEFTGDRLKRSEAYSAVEAYLSSNTSKSAKRLKAEMVKDSSNLVLSMDEYERATDDFRGTKVWWVLFKSVSPGGRSMSMAYYPDQEKRFYKLTFHKKYRDIITVDYLNHVVNEGKEIRVRNRQRKLYTNSPGYKWPSYKQTMWSHIVFEHPATFETMALDPEKKKEIIEDLVTFSKSKDFYARIGKAWKRGYLLYGPPGTGKSTMIAAMANLLGYDIYDLELTAVKDNTELRKLLIETTSKSIIVIEDIDCSLDLTGQMKKRGAAEKGFLEEEVKGGGAWKERIKEPKEEVYGGSSKVTLSGLLNFIDGLWSACGGERLVVFTTNYVEKLDPALIRRGRMDKHIALSYCTFDGFRVLAKNYLRIERHETFDEIEKLMGVTKMTPADVAENLMPKSPNDDPEKCLSNFIQALEEVKGEAAKKKYEEIKEIDTSKEEEVAVEEEEGGGNKEVEGKRDLVANIIRAARASE; the protein is encoded by the coding sequence ATGTTGCCACCAACAATGATGAGCCAGCAGATGTGGGCAACAATGGGCTCAACCCTAGCAAGCTTCATGTTCATCTGGGCAATCATCCGCCAGTACTGTCCGTACGAACTCCGCCACTTCCTGGAGCGATACTTCCACAGAGTCACCGGCTACTTCTACCCCTACATCGAAATTTCCATCCACGAGTTCACCGGCGACCGCCTCAAGCGAAGCGAGGCCTACTCCGCCGTGGAGGCCTACCTCAGCTCCAACACCTCCAAGAGCGCCAAGCGGCTCAAGGCGGAGATGGTGAAGGACAGCAGCAACCTCGTCCTCAGCATGGACGAGTACGAGAGAGCGACGGATGATTTCAGGGGGACCAAAGTCTGGTGGGTTTTGTTCAAATCCGTGTCCCCTGGCGGGAGATCTATGTCCATGGCCTATTATCCCGACCAGGAGAAACGATTTTACAAGCTGACTTTTCACAAAAAGTACCGGGACATAATCACGGTGGACTATTTAAACCATGTCGTTAATGAAGGGAAGGAGATCCGTGTAAGAAATCGTCAGAGGAAGCTGTACACAAATAGTCCGGGGTACAAATGGCCGAGCTACAAGCAGACGATGTGGAGCCACATTGTGTTCGAGCACCCAGCAACGTTTGAGACAATGGCGTTGGatccggagaagaagaaggagatcaTCGAAGATCTGGTGACCTTCAGCAAAAGCAAGGACTTTTATGCAAGGATTGGGAAAGCTTGGAAGAGGGGTTACTTGCTGTACGGTCCTCCGGGGACCGGGAAGTCTACGATGATAGCCGCGATGGCGAATCTGTTGGGGTACGATATTTATGACTTGGAGCTCACCGCGGTGAAGGACAATACGGAGCTGAGGAAGCTTTTGATTGAGACGACGAGTAAGAGTATTATTGTGATCGAGGACATAGACTGTTCGCTTGATTTGACAGGGCAGATGAAGAAGAGAGGGGCGGCGGAGAAGGGTTTTCTGGAGGAGGAGGTGAAAGGTGGAGGAGCCTGGAAGGAGCGGATTAAGGAGCCGAAAGAGGAAGTGTACGGCGGCAGCAGCAAGGTGACGCTTTCGGGGCTGTTGAACTTCATTGATGGGTTATGGTCTGCTTGCGGAGGTGAGAGGCTGGTTGTTTTTACTACTAATTATGTTGAGAAGCTTGATCCGGCATTGATTCGGAGGGGTAGAATGGACAAACACATTGCCCTTTCTTACTGTACTTTtgatgggtttagggttttggccAAGAATTACTTGAGGATTGAGAGGCATGAGACGTTTGATGAGATAGAAAAGCTGATGGGAGTGACGAAAATGACCCCGGCCGACGTTGCTGAGAATCTTATGCCAAAGTCACCAAATGATGATCCGGAGAAATGTCTTTCGAATTTTATCCAAGCTCTTGAGGAAGTGAAGGGGGAAGCTGCAAAGAAAAAATATGAGGAGATCAAAGAGATTGATACAAgcaaggaggaggaggtggcggtcgaggaggaggagggaggaggAAACAAAGAGGTTGAAGGTAAGAGAGATTTGGTTGCCAATATAATTAGGGCAGCTAGGGCAAGTGAGTGA
- the LOC103455281 gene encoding DDT domain-containing protein DDR4: MSLESSLPPIPAVRSSPEPLQQEQPPQNEKATSAPAPTPPLSRSNRPSRACTIRAAARIQQQFQQQQNQPAEKRRAVNKKEQQQQQQRDDESSSPQCSSASKIVTPLVGPPPPSQLPRWTLRSMWELASLLNFLHAFRPLLNISAEFSAEELETALITPNDTLSDIHIPLLKAIPPITRMALTRDTWVTVLCRKLRDWWHWVAEGDLPIVASHGAEIEAYKTLEPGVRVVILKALCDIRVEQEDIRNYIDNSLKHGVQHSAFRKERVGGDSQGISYWYEDDPIIGYRLYREIRKVDMKKVKGKGSHVLPSASYQWETVATNFDEFQDVSEKLFSSKNRTEASLGKKLKGDMLAEIEKVHKRKERQMKKQHRQALLLDNFLTVDGLGPGRSLRDRKPVTYTFDDYDRSINEAIKVTKKKQPSPDPLQKRELVGRPEASSNGKWSATTNSYEHVGFSAASPKSPDYDDDDDDDVDGEEDNKSEQLDRSNRRRQRPQRYSAKDFVEAVSDNDADFDSDDDIVGEAVYDEEYLKKRKERRKFSSSSEGDEEYHFEEENAEEEEEEEMEDSASASEDSDEPRKFKKLPGRTRREAKLRSVDELQSGLRRSKRATRNRIDYRQYEFSESEPEPMKPEKSNASDGHYDASENGDYSMESHDSDGNIEDQEMKVGQAVENYPETTVEKEQNQPPEKPNSPGEDEVEGVQKRRFLDLNELAPGSGFDDGPNSIMKDDADDL, translated from the exons CCTGTCCAGGAGCAACCGCCCCTCCCGCGCCTGCACCATACGCGCCGCCGCTCGGATACAGCAGCAGTTCCAGCAGCAGCAGAACCAACCCGCCGAGAAACGGCGAGCCGTCAACAAAAAggaacagcagcagcagcagcagagagACGACGAGTCGTCGTCGCCTCAATGCAGCAGCGCCAGCAAGATTGTGACGCCGCTGGTGGGACCTCCCCCTCCCTCGCAATTGCCGCGCTGGACCCTCCGCTCCATGTGGGAATTGGCTTCCCTACTCAATTTCTTGCAC GCTTTTCGGCCGCTGTTGAATATTTCGGCTGAGTTCTCGGCAGAGGAGTTGGAGACGGCTTTGATCACACCCAACGATACTTTGAGTGACATTCACATTCCATTGTTGAAG GCAATTCCTCCAATTACGCGAATGGCACTTACACGTGATACTTGGGTCACTGTTTTATGCAGAAAGTTGAGAGACTGGTGGCATTGG GTTGCAGAGGGGGATCTACCCATTGTTGCTTCACATGG GGCGGAGATTGAGGCATATAAAACACTTGAGCCTGGGGTCCGTGTGGTCATCTTGAAAGCACTTTGTGATATCCGCGTTGAG CAAGAAGATATTCGGAACTATATTGACAACTCGCTGAAGCATGGAGTTCAGCATTCAGCATTTCGCAAAGAACGTGTTGGAGGTGATTCACAAGGAATATCTTACTG GTATGAAGATGATCCAATAATTGGTTATCGGTTATATCGGGAGATCAGGAAGGTTGATATGaagaaagtaaaaggaaaaGGTTCCCATGTCCTTCCTAGTGCGTCATATCAGTGGGAAACAGTAGCAACCAATTTCGATGAATTCCAAGATGTTTCT GAGAAACTTTTCTCGAGTAAGAATAGAACGGAGGCTTCTCTAGGGAAGAAGTTGAAAGGAGACATGCTTGCAGAGATTGAGAAGGTTCACAAG AGGAAAGAGAGGCAGATGAAGAAGCAACACAGACAAGCTCTCCTCCTTGATAATTTTTTGACTGTGGATGGGCTTGGTCCAGGGCGCTCTCTTCGTGACAGAAAACCTGTAACCTACACTTTTG ATGATTATGACCGGTCCATCAATGAGGCAATCAAAGTAACCAA AAAGAAGCAGCCATCTCCAGACCCTTTACAGAAACGAGAGCTAGTTGGGAGACCTGAAGCTTCTAGTAATGGTAAATGGAGTGCTACTACAAATTCCTATGAACATGTAGGATTTAGTGCTGCATCGCCTAAATCACCtgattatgatgatgatgatgatgatgatgttgatggcGAAGAAGATAACAAGTCTGAACAATTGGATCGAAG CAATCGGCGAAGACAGAGGCCCCAACGGTATTCTGCGAAAGACTTTGTTGAAGCAGTTTCAGATAATGATGCAGActttgacagtgatgatgatataGTTGGTGAGGCTGTATATGATGAGGAATACTTGAAGAAACgtaaagagagaagaaagttTTCTAGTAGCTCTGAAGGAGATGAGGAGTATCattttgaggaagaaaatgctgaagaagaggaagaagaggaaatgGAAGATTCCGCGAGTGCCAGTGAGGATAGTGATGAACCCcgaaaatttaaaaagttgCCAGGCCGTACTAGGAGGGAAGCTAAATTGAGGTCTGTTGATGAGCTCCAGTCCGGTTTGAGACGCAGTAAGAGGGCCACCAGAAATCGTATTGATTATCGACAATATGAGTTCTCAGAATCGGAACCGGAGCCTATGAAACCTGAGAAATCAAATGCATCGGATGGACATTATGATGCCAGTGAAAACGGGGATTATTCAATGGAAAGTCATGATTCAGATGGTAATATTGAGGACCAAGAAATGAAAGTTGGTCAGGCAGTTGAAAATTACCCTGAGACAACAGTTGAGAAAGAGCAAAACCAGCCACCTGAAAAACCAAATAGCCCAGGGGAAGATGAAGTCGAAGGTGTACAGAAAAGACGTTTCCTCGACCTAAATGAGCTAGCCCCTGGTTCAGGTTTTGACGACGGTCCAAACTCAATAATGAAAGATGATGCGGATGATTTGTGA